From the genome of Phocoena phocoena chromosome 18, mPhoPho1.1, whole genome shotgun sequence, one region includes:
- the TMEM272 gene encoding LOW QUALITY PROTEIN: transmembrane protein 272 (The sequence of the model RefSeq protein was modified relative to this genomic sequence to represent the inferred CDS: substituted 1 base at 1 genomic stop codon): protein MVLDPFLQKRSHIAGSAVFPVINRPPRCGTCQDQLQMKRQKTLFKKQEKSPVQDIYFIFLIGIVFLKAFHSIFCSVPFAGVKFLEDCPIHPLIPLYLLLVGIIGALKMSLLLYNSTRMRRLLSKAVVIDDDDDDVYPXRQNAHKYYIHLLLSLFLFLWFFLGNYWVFSVYLPDFIPPFQQLQDYCDKTLYLFAVGVLVLGSSCVHVWSRWRSAAEED, encoded by the exons ATGGTCCTGGACCCATTCCTGCAGAAGAGAAG CCACATTGCCGGCAGTGCTGTGTTCCCCGTGATCAACAGACCACCCCGCTGCGGAACTTGCCAGGACCAGTtgcagatgaaaaggcagaaaaccttgttcaaaaagcaggaaaaaagccCTGTTCAAG ACATTTACTTCATTTTCCTAATCGGCATTGTGTTCTTGAAAGCATTTCACTCAATTTTCTGTTCTGTCCCCTTTGCAGGAGTGAAGTTTTTGGAGGACTGTCCCATACACCCCCTCATTCCTCTATACTTGCTACTGGTTGGGATCATCGGGGCCTTAAAG ATGTCTCTCCTACTGTACAACTCCACCAGGATGAGGCGGCTTCTGTCCAAGGCCGTGGTGattgatgatgatgacgacgatgTATATCCCTAGAGGCAGAACGCGCACAAATATTACATCCACCTTCTCCtcagcctcttcctcttcctctggttCTTTCTGGGAAATTACTGGGTCTTTTCTGTTTACCTGCCAGATTTCATTCCACCTTTCCAGCAGCTTCAGGATTACTGTGACAAAACCCTGTACCTCTTTGCGGTAGGTGTCCTCGTGCTGGGCAGCAGCTGTGTCCACGTGTGGTCCAGGTGGAGGTCTGCTGCTGAGGAAGACTGA